From the Oncorhynchus keta strain PuntledgeMale-10-30-2019 chromosome 13, Oket_V2, whole genome shotgun sequence genome, the window TTAGCTTATGAcaagtagctagctaggtaaacaatgaacctagctaggtaaacaacgtgTAAGATCACACACGTTATGTCACGTAAGCTaacaagccagccagctaacgttagctagttaacccTTTCATGTGTGAGTTCAAAATATCTCTAACGATCGCCCCAGTGTGAATTATTTTATGCCAGTGATGTTAGAACATTCTCTCCATTCCAGAAAGGGATTGTTACCTAACAGTCCATTTAATCCGCACTGCCGTCAAACCAAGGCAAGTTCAAAATATTTTCGAACAAATTTTTTATTTTCTaagaacagtttgaattgagtTGTGTTCTgcctcattcattcacataaaagTAGTCATTTTTACTTTTGCAGACCAATAAATATTTTTGACATTTCTGAACCGGACAAAATTCCCCAAACACTTTAcaattgtttgtgcagttcaAGTCTGCAGACTTTTGCTCATGTCCCTTCCTGCACACAGGTGTTCATATTTTCCGTCTGTTGCCTGCATCGTAGTCATAGTTGTTTTCGTTACCAATAATAACTTTGGAAATGTATGAGTTTCTATCAAAGTATGTGCCTTATTGCGTTATAATAGTTTCTGCATGTCTGTTATGTCGTTTCAACTGTAGCTATTTTTTTtgtgtatattccttataacCCTGGACACGCGAGGTAATGTTACTCATTTCATAAACGTTATGGTGTTATACTCAATacttaggtagctagctacaatgactcccaagtggcgcagctgtctaaggcacagcgtctcagtgctagaggcgtcactacagactgtGTTTTATTACCTTATAATAGTTTCCGTATTTCGTGTAACACCGTTTCTACTGTAGCTCACATGTGTATGGAGCATAATAGATTTGTGTATATTCCTTACAACCGTGGACACGCGAGGTAACCTTACTCCTTTCATTACCTTTATGCTGTTATATTCAATCGtgcttatgtagctagctacattattctattagctctgtaaaacaatgctaattgCGTGAGAGAAGTATTGGCTTGTTGTATTTTGAAGCGACCCtggaaaaatgtaaaaaatatattcttATACCACTTGGTCGTttatgagtgcatttcacaaAGCTGTTTATCATGTCTGCCTTAACCAATGCCCCTATTTTGAGGTTAAAGTCGGGCACGCAGTCTGGtttgatctttctctctcccgtcaggtggtccaccttccctgtggccgacatggttgctgtatgtacagtggagaggacatggatgtctcatTTGTCATGCCACTTTGCTGCCAGCTGTTGACATTTTTTACTTTGTATAACGGGTCATTTAGGATGGCAGTAGCATTGCTGATGAAATACAGACATCGCAGCAGAACTAGGAAGCAGTCTTGGGAAAAGAGGGTGGCAAAGAAGGGAGTTGCAAACATATgatctgtgctccagtattctctTAGGGAGTTCTTCTCCTCTTCatgagaaggactgtcaccaggaaggtataCATTTCCTGTAGCTCCAAGGCTTAGCGATTGGTCTCTACtatgtctcccaccagctcctctgtcagaaacaacttgaagcacTCAGTTGGAAATGGCAAGGGGTGTTGCACTCCAGACTGGAACTCATCAAAGCAAACAGCAGGACCAAGTGGGGTGAAATGGCTGGCGTCCTTCCAGCTACCACAGAACTCCTGTACTTCATCCACTGtcggtctgcctccatcaccacctgAGACTTTGTCAGTGGACAAGGGATCCTCAGATTCAGGGTTCTCAATGGCTACAAGGTTGTGGTgcagctcctcactgtcactgtcagaatctgattccTGACTTTCATACTCAGACTCATTGTCAGAATTGTAAATAATCTCCAGATTTTCCACATTTGTGAGTTGTCTCCTTTTGAAAGACATTGCTAATGCTACAGCTTACCTCACTAgctacatacataaacaacaacactgaatggctcAGAGTGGGAGTGAGTGGTTACATGATTGACTGCCGGCCATGCGCCAGATTGACTGCCGGCACGCGTATCAATAACTCACTATCAGAAAATTATTTGTGTGGTAATTATTTATACATCTActgttttattcacatgttttcaatGACTGTTGACAAATCATGCCTCTGATTCTTAcatagattgtaatgggcacATATTACGTGTGTACtgttttgaaggttgtactgattatgatgagctaagctaattccagctgtgtgtagccatgtttgttgatatacaatgcattctgggtttcaCGTAATCATCTGTTGgcccaaagatgttataacaaaattAGGTGAGTAAGGGTTCACAACTTTTTTTGAGGACTTCCGGAAATTAATGATTGAATGGTTGGATGTGACCGATGGTAGACGATCCCCACCCACTTCAACATCCATACTATAAACAGACTCATCTTGTCTCCTCTTAGGTATCTGTGAAATCATCGGATTTCTTTCGATTTCTAgagttttactcaattatttagATCAATGatgagctcacccgtgatgtgattaatTCAAAATAGTAATTTCTATTAGCTAATTTATATTGTAGTTTGTCAGCGAGAGTTATACAAATATGACCACTTGTGTtacgtcaatctttcctcagttagcgctagtacaaatgtagcctacatttttccggtttggatgattgtgttatgctgtagatacttgtgtgaatgtctgaacattgcatccaaaaataaactgctcacattctggacataactttacaagaactgtgtttgtgcaaAAGGTTTCTGAAAAAAGTGTGGCTAGCTCAAATGTTGATTGTTGCTTAATTCGAAACTGGCCATTCTAAATAAGCATTCTAATCATACCAGTGTGATCGTACGCTAAAGGGACCAccgtagaatgatcacacccgtgTGATGTGGTTAATACTGTCGTGGCAAATTCCTGTATTACCAAATGAGGAGAGTTACAAActacacaccagtcagagttacaCTTAAACTTAATCTTTAATAATATGAGCTTCACAATAGTCCTTTGACTCTctgatcaattcagtgtctataatgAATTCTGAGAGTCCCAACAGTagaatacaaatatattttatagccaagatacaccacTCTCAACTTACATGATGaaccacagatcttaggaactCTTCACAAAGGGACTTTTACGTGAGAAAGGAGTATCCCTTAGCCagatagcattagctataaattatcgttcagtttggtctctaAGGTGAGGTTCTAATCTCATTCCTGGTACTTcatagtaccaaaacattacctcatctaGGGCATAACTCAATTGTCAACTCTATGTACTCCCATCTCAAGTAAACCACCTCTTCTCCccactcctggacaagctcactgaggggagtgacttgcgcacagacattgtggagacaagTAATTGATTCCCCCTTAATCacgccatcccttcacatggtttaagaataggtaaagacacattcacatatgaagacaatgtcccattctgttctcttccctttctgatattctgcatatCACCACGGACATGtgaaagacaagcctgacctctcccctctctgggccccaagtgactGAGCCCTAGCTGAGAAGGGAAAGTGCAACTGCCAACAGTATAGTCCAAAGGGATACATTCTAATGACAAATATCTCACATAAGGATTATtatgtaaataaaacatcttatttatctaTGTTACCAAACAAATTCTGATTCTGCATGAATATgttgggagctaaccaaccaggtataatgttagctagctagcattagtctctaactagaaaagcaaaTGGCTCTGGGATACAAATAATAACACCAGCTAGGAAGCCAGCCAGCTGaagttaactagctaactaacagtacactttagttTGAAATGAAACCCTTTTCTGttaaaattagaaacgtgtaatatctgaaaatgtagctagctaacgctagactatcttacctgtatacatcatcatgcatgatggacGTGTCTCCCTGTCACGAATGCCATGCCACCGTTGCCTTTAATTTGAATATGTGatctggagacaggtgttttctccatctctttagctatcatattctaattccactgatttcaaaatatgatcctccagaaagtggaggacaacacttatgcagctccacCACACAATAAAAGTTTTTTTAAAGCCGCGTTCGACAGGACAAGCAGACAAGTTGTTGAAAAGATTACCTTGGACCTTCAGAACAGTCGCATTGGTGAAGAAGACGTATTTATCAAACATTCCACATAAGTACAGGCAAGAATCAGCTTCATCCAACTCTGTTCTTTTCAGGAAAAATATTCTATGGCTGCTTAACATTTCCATATGGCTGGGCTGAAAACCATTATGATGTTGGACATGATGTTGGCTCAGAGCTGTAAATAGATGTGATGCATAGGGGCTCTGAGCCGTTGAATCGCTTGAACCAGCCAACGTGTCCTGGAGCACCAGTGACTTTGGTGCACTGCAATTTGACATTATCTCCAGGATGGTCCAAcactgagggaggaggagaggcaggcacAACAGGGGTCAGACCTGAAAGAGAGAAGACAAAGGTTTAGAAACAATTCCAAACATAGAACTTTCTGTTCACTTATGCACTACTATACCTAAACCTAGTCTCAACTATAACAGTATCTGTCATCGTTTGAAATTGAAGGCCAGGCATTAGCTAAATTTCATTGTTCATCCAAAAAAGTGACATTCTGAGCTTTGATCATAGAAGATAAACACACTAGTGTCAGCCCAACAGGACGCTCAGCTCTATCCATCCGGTCTCTTTTAATCTGGGTTAGGCGAAGCCACCACAGGGGCACTTAGCCAACCACTGGGGAAACTAGAAAATTCTGCTGAAATGCTAAATTACATACCGTAGACTATACAATGCATCTCAGAAACTAATTAGCTTCATTTGAGAAGGGTTGTTCTAACAGGGGTCAAATTTTCCACAGAAGACACAGGTTTTGAAGAGGATGACAGCTATTAAGATGTTCACACCACTGTGCAAATTTCTTCTTCTTGGAGAGATGGGTAAGTTTTATTAACTTTATTGTGATGGTATGTTCAATAGAACaaaatttacaaaaaaaactcCAACACGTTTCAGCATACACTTCATCAGGGAGTATAACGGTACAATTGACTTAATTAACATTCACAGACACTTTGAGGCAACCTAATCTTGCAAATCAAGTCAAgtgttattggtcgcatacacatatttagcagatattattgcggatgaagcgaaatgcttgtgttcctagttccaacagtgcagtaatatctaacaatacacaacaaaaACAAAGGTATCATTGTACACTAattattcatgttttcttttaaatccagAATTTGGAGGATCTAGATTATTTTTCTGACCTCACTGGATtacaaccaaattatgataaatgTACTATATTACATATTGGATCACAACAATATAaaacttttacattaccgtgtagtttaccGTTATTCATATCccgaaagaaagaaatgatctcactacaaaacatttttatagaaagttagcaaaaatagataagatcttgctatcgtggaaaggaaaatacctgtctatttgtggaaaaatcaccctgaataattctttagtcatatcccagttgaccAATTTGCTTATGGCCTTGCCCACACCTAAtgacttgttttttaaattaatattaaatcaaatttgatttggaactgcaagccagacaaaattaaaccggcctatttatataatgaatatgaactcGGAGTGcagaaattattaaatattatagcattagacctctcactaaaggcttcagttATACAAAAGTTATACCTGATTCCGAATTGGTTCTctagcagattagtaagaatgtctcacccaaTGTTCAAGAAaggcctttttccctttattcagattagaacctctcactttcagttatttgaaaaggaaataatctccaaaattttgctatttttaaaacaagccatggaaagttggttgcaatttctgtttaatccaccagaaaatatacaatatatttttttaaatgtttaaaaacGGTATAATCTATGTAAATcttatcataaataggactggcggagttatgtcacacatgcagctagcaaaaatatatggaaatgtctgttCTACTCAAAactacaaccaactaattgcaacATTAActcaaaaatggaagaggcaagtggaaagAGTAGAAAGTAAGaaacttttacatttacatttacatttaagtcatttagcagacgctcttatccagagcgacttacaaattggtgcatacaccttatgacatccagtggaacagccactttacaatagtgcatctaaatctttttaaggggggggggggagattcTGCATTAAAGGCCAATTTGGTTTAAGAGAATTGTGCTAAATAGAAATGTATACCAGTTTAATTGAAGGACCAAAAAAGTGACAGCTGTACAATGTAGATTGtagatgtaccgattccatgtcACAtagtttatgaactgatacacaaaacgaTGCTGGATTCGAAACTTAGAGTATTTCCATTtcaattattatacaaaattcttgcaaccaatacaATGTTAAACATATggggggatacaaccatcccagctctgcagatttttcTAAAAAGAGACAGAATcgttagatcatttgttttggtactgtccatgtgtagcttgtttttggtcggaGGTTCAGGAATGGATGGAGAATTGCAATTAATACCTGGAGTTAACACTGCAAATAACAGTGCTGGGGGATTTGTCATAGATCAATAATAAaataatactcttagcaaaaaAATATATCTTTAATTTGCAATCattagaaactatgagaatagaaaggttcagaacatTTGTGAATGCACAACTATACACACAAATCTATAAAGTAAAAAATGGAATGattaaatattaggacgagcaacgTCAGAGTCTGGAGTTcttatatacagttgaattcggaaatgtacatacacttaggttggagtcattaaaacttgtttttcaaccactccgcaaatttatttttaacaaactatagttttggcaagtcggttaggacatctaccttgtgcatgacacaagtaatttttccaacaattgtttacagacaggttattccacttaaaattcactgtatcacaattccagtgggtcagaagattacatacactaagttgactgtgcctttaaacagcttggaaaattccataaaatgatgtcatggctttagaagtttctgatagggtaattgacatcatttgagtcaattggatgtgtacctgtggatggatttcaaagcctaccttcaaactcagtgcctctttgcttgacatcatgagaaaatcaaaggaatcagccaatacctcagaaagaaaattgtagacctccacatgtctggttcatccttgggagcaatttccaaacgcctgaaggtaccacgttcatctgtacaaacaatagtacgcaagaataaacaccatagtaccacgcagccatcataccgctcaggtcTGGTGGGataaaaatataactgtttggccataatgaccatcattggaggaaaaagggggaggcttgcaagctgaagaacaccatcccaaccgtgaagcatgggggtggcagcatcatgttgtgggggtgctttgctgcaggagggcctggtacacttcacaaaatagatggcatcatgagggagaaaaattatgtggatatattgaagcaacatctcaagacatcagtcgggaagttaaagcttggtcgcaaatgggtcttccaaatggacaatgactcccagcatacttccacagttgtggcaaaatgacttaaagacaacaaagtcaaagcattggagtggccatcacaaagccctgacctcaatcccatagaaaatgtgtgggcagaactgaaaaagcatgtgcgagcaaggaggcctacaaacctgacactgtttcaccagctctgtcaggaggaatgggccaaaattcacccaacatattgtgggaagctggtggaaggctacttgaaacatttgacccaagttaaactatttaaaggcaatgccaccaaatactagttgagtgtatgtaaatttctggcccactgggaatgtgagaatgataaaataaataattctctctgctattaatctgacatttcacattcttaaaataaagtccTGACTCCAACAGAGTCATAAGTCAAAATCATAAGTCAACGGGTTCACATACTTtgtccaacctacactgtgaatgtttaaatgatgtattcaatatagacaagaaaaatacaataatttgtgtgttattagtttaaacactgtgtttgtctattgttatgattaagatgaagatcagatcagatcaaattttctAACTATTTtctgcagaaatccaggtaattccaaagggttaaCATACTTTTTCTttccactgtatgtatatactgtatatacgaCTCTGGAGAAAATGAGGAGACCACAGCAAAATGATCATTTTCTCTGGTTTTACTATTTATCggtatgtgtttgggtaaaatgagaatattttgttttattctataaagtattgacaacatttctcccaaattccaAATATTGttataaaataacaaaaaaagatGCAGTGTTGTCAGACCTAGAATAATGCAAATAAAATAAGTTCATATTAATTACACAATTAAATAACACAATACGAATGTTTTAACTTAGGAAGAGTGcagaaatcaatatttggtggaaTAACCCTGATTATCAATCGCAGCCTTCATGCTTCTTGGCATGCTCTCCACCAgtctttcacattgatgttgggtgACTTCGTGCCACTCCTGGCGTAAAAATGTAAGCAGCTCGGCTTTGTTTGACGGCTTGTGACATCCATCTTCAtcttgatcacattccagaggttttcaatggggttcaggtctggagattgggctGGCAATGATAACACTGTGGCTTGTAGGCCTCTCCAGGTCTCGCACCCACtgtgaaatttggtggaggaCCGGTGATGATCTGGGGGTGCTTCAGCAAGGCTGGAATCGGGCAGATTTGTCTTGGTGAAGGACGCATGAATCAAGCTACGTACAAGGTTGTCCTTGAAGAAAACTTGCTTctttctgctctgacaatgttcccaaactctgaggattggtttttccagcaggacaatgctccataccacacagccaggtcaatcaaggtgtggatggaggaccaccagatcaagaccctgtcatggccagcccaatctccagacctaaaccccaTTGAACCCCATTGATATGATCAAGGTGAAGATGGATGGTCACAAGCTGTCAAACAAAGCTGAGCTGCTTGAATTTTTGCGCCAGGAGTGACACAAAGTCACCCAACACCAATGTGAAAGACTGGTGGAGGGCATGACAAGACGCATGAAGGCTGTGATTGaaagggggcggcagggtagcctagtggttagagcgttgggctagtaaccggaaggttgcaagatcaaatccccgagctgacaaggtacaaatctgttgttctgcccctgaacaggcagttaacccactgttcctaggctgtcattgaaaataagaatttgttcttaactgacttgcctagttagataaaggttaaaaaaaacatttttaaataaaaatcaGGGTTATTTcaccaaatattgatttctgaTCTCTTCCTAAATTAAAACATTAGAATTGTGTTGTTTAAAGATTAATATGAACTTATTTTCTTTGCATAATTCTAGGTCTGACAACACTGcatattttttgttattttgaccagttgtcattttctgAAAATAAATGTTCTAAATGATAATATTTTGGGGGggaatttgggagaaatgttgtcagtagtttatagaaGAAAACAAAATTGTtaattttacccaaacacataccGATAAATAGTAAAACCAAAGAATCGGATCATTTTGCAGTGGTCTCTTCATTTTTTCCCGagctgtatatgtgtgtgtgtgtgtgatgggatgtatagacagtatggacagaatatgtaatatatctgaagaatacgtaaTATAGAATAGTATATGCACATCAATAGTTAAACAGCATAGGCCTTGACTAGAacacagtatacacatatgaagtgggtaaaacagtatgtaaacattattaaagtgaccagtgtctATTAAAGTgaccatgtctatgtacataggcagcagcctctaaggtgcaggcaATACAATCTTTTAAGGTTTAATATATTTTTGTAAGACGTTTTCCTTTGTTTTATTTAAAGTTCATGCGCTAGCTGGGACTGAGCCCTCTGCCATACAACAGGAGAGTGGTCTCATGTCAGCCAATGTTGGAGACACAATGGTTCTGCAATGCCTCTATAAAGGCGACATGGCCATGCATTTCTCCTGGTACAAGCAGCCCTTCAGAGAAAAACCTCATCTCATCTCAACCATCTATAAGTATGACAAATATGCTACATTTTACCATGAGTTTAAGGATAACCCTCGGTTCTCAGTGCAAAGCAGCAACGGGGTAAATCACCTCAGCATCTCAAACATCAAAAGCTCGGATTCAGCCACGTACTACTGTGGGAGCGCACACTCAAATGTGGTGGAATTTGGAAAAGGGACCATTCTCAATGTAAAAGGTATAGTGCTGAGAAATGTATTTTGATATTTTCAGACATTCCCCAAAAAATTGAATTGATAGATAAAGAGCCGTAAAAATAAAAGTTACATTTTGTATATAGTCTTACTACAGCATATTCAATGCAATTTGCTGACATATTTAAACACACTCTTGTCAGGTTCAGAGTCCAACAGCATGTCTGTGCTCCAGCAGTCTGTGTCTGAATCAGTCCAACTAGGAGACTCTGTGACTCTGAACTGTACAATACACACTGAGACCTGTGCAGGAGGACACAGTGTCTATTGGTT encodes:
- the LOC118392638 gene encoding immunoglobulin alpha-2 heavy chain-like, with protein sequence MTAIKMFTPLCKFLLLGEMVHALAGTEPSAIQQESGLMSANVGDTMVLQCLYKGDMAMHFSWYKQPFREKPHLISTIYKYDKYATFYHEFKDNPRFSVQSSNGVNHLSISNIKSSDSATYYCGSAHSNVVEFGKGTILNVKGSESNSMSVLQQSVSESVQLGDSVTLNCTIHTETCAGGHSVYWFGHGSGESHPGIIYTHGDKSDQCEKSPESGSPTQSCVYNLPKRNLSLSDDGTYYCAVASCGEILFGDGTKLDIHGGDIQVATEVDMRILVLLSIIRTGVLLCCLTIIFLIYLIRK